Proteins found in one Synechococcus sp. LA31 genomic segment:
- a CDS encoding penicillin-binding protein 2, with the protein MAVHRLESRRPAPRSSGSSLKQRRVLQLKPVPTRRLWAVYLLMAASLSGLALRLAWVQVVQGPELLNRARAVQTQTITPLGRRRTIVDRQGSLVALDEERFTLWAHPRYFSFLGDDIGKLRSPLDVARKLSTVLALPMADLVRAMEGRKSGVKLAADLDPETAQRVRELGISGIDLEAYPQRVYPQGSLFANVVGFLNLERVPQAGLEQSRNSDLRRHEATRQLRRGADGTPLPDGLKAGVLYGDDLRLQLTLDARLQQVAQMALTKQVKQWKAKRGVALVMDVRNGELRALASTPTYDPNQFWKYKPGLFREWSVQDLYEPGSTFKPINLAIALQENAIDPAGKVNDNGQLTIGGWPIFNHDRKGNGLIDFPTVLQVSSNVAMVKAMQRVKPEKFWTWLHTLGIDTKPDTDLPGAVAGQLKPKEIFRTQPIEPATAAFGQGFNLTPLKLIQLHAMLSNGGKLVSPHITRGLRSGEDLATAPPASGLQLIRPEIAQTVLNWMETVVEKGSGKGTYIPGHRIGGKTGTAQKAENGVYIAGARITSFVAHLPINDPRYVVLVVVDEPKGSNAYGSTVAVPVARQIIEALLVIEKIPPSKPIAAKPG; encoded by the coding sequence ATGGCGGTGCACCGCCTCGAGAGCCGGCGGCCGGCGCCACGCAGCAGCGGCAGCTCTCTGAAGCAGCGGCGCGTGCTGCAACTCAAGCCGGTGCCCACACGCCGACTCTGGGCGGTGTATTTGCTGATGGCGGCGAGTCTGAGCGGCCTAGCGCTGCGGCTGGCCTGGGTGCAGGTGGTGCAGGGACCTGAGTTGCTCAACCGTGCGCGAGCGGTGCAAACCCAGACCATCACCCCCCTGGGCCGGCGCCGGACGATCGTGGATCGCCAGGGCAGCCTGGTGGCCCTTGATGAAGAGCGCTTCACCCTCTGGGCGCATCCGCGCTACTTCTCCTTTCTCGGCGACGACATCGGCAAACTGCGCAGCCCCCTGGATGTGGCCCGCAAGCTTTCAACCGTGCTGGCGCTGCCGATGGCAGATCTGGTGCGGGCCATGGAGGGACGCAAATCAGGGGTGAAGCTCGCTGCTGATCTCGATCCAGAAACCGCCCAGCGTGTGCGGGAGCTAGGGATCAGCGGGATTGATCTTGAGGCCTACCCACAGCGGGTGTATCCGCAAGGGAGCCTGTTCGCCAACGTGGTGGGCTTCCTCAACCTGGAGCGGGTGCCCCAGGCCGGCCTAGAGCAGAGCCGTAACAGCGACCTGCGTCGTCACGAGGCCACACGGCAGCTGCGGCGCGGCGCCGACGGCACCCCACTGCCCGATGGCCTCAAAGCGGGGGTGCTCTACGGCGACGATCTGCGCCTGCAGCTCACCCTTGACGCACGCCTGCAGCAGGTGGCCCAGATGGCCCTCACCAAGCAGGTGAAGCAATGGAAGGCCAAGCGGGGTGTGGCTCTAGTGATGGATGTGCGCAACGGCGAACTGCGGGCTCTGGCCTCCACCCCCACCTACGACCCCAACCAGTTCTGGAAGTACAAGCCCGGGCTGTTCCGGGAGTGGTCGGTGCAGGATCTCTACGAGCCGGGGTCCACCTTCAAACCGATCAACCTGGCCATCGCCCTGCAAGAAAACGCCATTGATCCGGCCGGAAAGGTCAATGACAACGGTCAGCTCACCATCGGCGGCTGGCCGATCTTCAATCACGACCGCAAAGGCAATGGGCTGATTGATTTCCCCACGGTGCTCCAGGTGTCCAGCAACGTGGCGATGGTGAAGGCCATGCAGCGGGTGAAGCCCGAGAAGTTTTGGACATGGCTCCATACCCTCGGCATCGACACCAAACCCGACACCGATCTGCCCGGTGCCGTGGCCGGTCAGCTCAAACCCAAGGAGATCTTCCGCACCCAACCGATCGAACCAGCCACCGCGGCCTTTGGCCAGGGTTTCAACCTCACGCCGCTGAAGCTGATCCAGCTGCACGCCATGCTCTCCAACGGCGGAAAGTTGGTGAGTCCCCACATCACCCGTGGCCTGCGCTCAGGCGAGGATCTAGCAACGGCACCGCCGGCCTCGGGTCTGCAATTGATCCGCCCGGAGATCGCCCAGACGGTGCTCAATTGGATGGAAACCGTTGTGGAGAAGGGCAGCGGCAAGGGCACCTACATCCCGGGCCATCGCATCGGCGGCAAGACCGGCACAGCCCAGAAAGCGGAAAACGGTGTGTACATCGCCGGAGCGCGTATCACCAGTTTCGTGGCCCACCTGCCGATCAACGATCCGCGCTATGTGGTGCTGGTGGTGGTGGATGAGCCGAAAGGGAGCAACGCCTACGGCTCCACAGTGGCAGTGCCTGTGGCTCGCCAGATCATCGAGGCACTGCTGGTGATCGAAAAGATCCCCCCTTCCAAGCCCATTGCAGCCAAGCCCGGGTAA
- a CDS encoding CPBP family intramembrane glutamic endopeptidase — protein MTAANRPGGRPEGSAPGWKVALALVSLALSLLLWLNGLIDSLSRPSVGNDLNRRQLELAVLAEPSLDGPLRPLLAGRNPQQALAEAINTELDSAREAGRRTDPDLELEQALLLLRQRNNQAAEPLLRQLTAGPAPQAQLAEALLQPDNSLALQAREQLIEALPQGGVLRQWSCEALSGAASCSSKAVSQQAATQLVSITVLPVLLLLLGIATLLRALWMRWKGTAEETPSLQGPQLSGVDAVLLIAGGFVVVGELLTPLLVSPLLLGLLQHWAVKSPLREGLSVVGLYLALMTGPLLILFWMLRGKAEAGWLQFRWAPLASSLQQALKGLLMVLPLVSLVGWLQGQLWGDPGGSNPLLELVLNSHNVAALACFGFTAIVLAPLFEETIFRGALLPVAGRRLGAAGGILLSAAVFAVAHLSLGELLPLLVLGIGLGWLRWSTGRLGSCVLMHALWNGLTFANLVVLGW, from the coding sequence GTGACAGCAGCCAACAGGCCAGGCGGGCGGCCCGAGGGATCCGCGCCGGGATGGAAGGTGGCCCTAGCGCTGGTGAGCCTGGCCTTGAGCCTGTTGCTCTGGCTCAACGGTCTGATCGACAGCCTCAGCCGCCCATCGGTTGGCAACGACCTCAACCGGCGACAGCTGGAGCTGGCTGTGCTGGCAGAGCCAAGCCTGGACGGACCGCTGCGCCCGTTGCTGGCGGGTCGCAACCCGCAGCAAGCCCTGGCCGAAGCCATCAACACAGAGCTCGACAGCGCCAGGGAAGCCGGCCGCAGAACCGATCCGGATCTCGAGTTGGAGCAGGCCTTGCTGTTGCTGCGCCAGCGCAACAACCAAGCAGCTGAACCGCTGCTGCGCCAGTTAACTGCCGGTCCAGCGCCACAGGCCCAGCTGGCGGAAGCACTCCTGCAGCCTGACAACTCGCTTGCTCTGCAGGCGCGTGAGCAGCTGATCGAAGCTCTACCCCAGGGGGGCGTGCTGCGGCAATGGAGCTGTGAAGCCCTCAGCGGTGCCGCGAGCTGCTCCAGCAAGGCTGTGAGCCAACAAGCGGCCACACAACTAGTCAGCATCACCGTGCTTCCGGTGTTGCTGCTGCTGCTGGGGATTGCCACTCTGCTGCGGGCGCTGTGGATGCGCTGGAAGGGAACAGCAGAGGAAACACCGTCGTTGCAGGGCCCACAGCTCAGCGGCGTGGATGCGGTGCTGCTGATCGCCGGCGGCTTTGTGGTGGTGGGGGAGCTGCTCACCCCGCTACTGGTGAGTCCGCTGCTGTTAGGCCTGCTGCAGCACTGGGCGGTCAAAAGCCCCCTGCGGGAAGGCTTAAGCGTGGTGGGTCTGTATTTGGCCTTAATGACGGGCCCTTTGCTGATTCTGTTCTGGATGCTTCGAGGCAAAGCCGAAGCGGGCTGGTTGCAATTCCGCTGGGCCCCACTGGCCAGCAGCCTGCAACAAGCGCTCAAGGGGCTGTTGATGGTGCTACCGCTGGTGAGCCTGGTGGGTTGGCTGCAGGGCCAGCTTTGGGGGGATCCAGGTGGCAGCAACCCGCTGCTGGAACTTGTCCTGAACAGCCACAACGTGGCGGCACTGGCTTGCTTTGGCTTCACCGCGATCGTGCTGGCTCCGCTGTTTGAAGAAACGATCTTTCGCGGTGCCCTGCTGCCGGTAGCCGGGCGTCGGCTCGGGGCTGCCGGCGGCATCCTGTTGAGCGCGGCGGTCTTCGCCGTAGCGCACCTCAGCCTGGGGGAGCTGCTGCCCTTGCTGGTACTCGGCATCGGCCTGGGGTGGCTGCGCTGGAGCACCGGGCGATTGGGCAGCTGCGTTCTGATGCACGCCCTTTGGAATGGCCTCACCTTCGCCAATCTGGTTGTGCTGGGCTGGTAG